One genomic region from Alteromonas pelagimontana encodes:
- a CDS encoding ParA family protein, giving the protein MKIWTIANQKGGVGKTTTTVTLGGLLAQQNKRVLLIDTDPHASLSYYFGLDSEELSSSVYDIFIHKAPVNADIVLDCLIPTKLDSLFILPATMALATLDRQLGNQNGMGLILKKALQAIEHDFDYVLLDCPPVLGVLMVNALAACHKVIVPVQTEFLALKGLDRMIHTLKIMGRSLHKEFDTIIVPTMFDRRTNAAIIAQKRLMTGYGDNVWQGMIPVDTRFRDASQAQSPASVIFPRTRGVYAYTKLLEELER; this is encoded by the coding sequence TTGAAGATTTGGACCATAGCCAATCAAAAGGGCGGGGTGGGGAAAACCACAACCACTGTCACACTCGGTGGCCTTTTAGCGCAACAAAATAAACGTGTTTTGCTGATAGATACCGATCCTCACGCGTCACTAAGTTACTATTTTGGTCTGGATTCTGAAGAGTTATCTTCATCAGTTTACGATATTTTTATTCATAAAGCGCCAGTTAATGCCGATATAGTGCTTGATTGCCTGATACCGACAAAGTTGGATAGCCTTTTCATTTTGCCTGCGACAATGGCATTAGCCACGCTGGATCGGCAATTGGGCAATCAGAACGGTATGGGACTGATTTTAAAAAAGGCGCTGCAAGCGATTGAGCACGATTTTGATTACGTACTGCTGGATTGTCCGCCTGTTTTGGGGGTGTTGATGGTCAATGCTTTAGCGGCTTGTCATAAGGTGATAGTGCCGGTACAGACAGAGTTCCTTGCTCTAAAAGGCTTGGATCGCATGATTCATACCCTGAAAATTATGGGGCGTTCGCTGCACAAGGAATTCGACACTATCATAGTGCCAACCATGTTTGACCGTCGTACGAACGCCGCTATCATTGCTCAGAAAAGGTTGATGACAGGCTATGGCGATAACGTCTGGCAGGGTATGATCCCGGTCGATACACGTTTTCGCGATGCAAGCCAGGCGCAATCACCGGCGTCCGTCATTTTTCCACGCACTCGCGGGGTCTATGCCTATACCAAGTTACTTGAAGAACTGGAGCGATAG
- a CDS encoding chemotaxis protein CheW — protein MTKSTPFAREDVMQAYLDSLLQAPEDPAEVTAKTAKLLEQAALEILDAPSAASDPEDSDIYLEGALDEPPATEAEGIPEENASNVVLQPIKDQLDNRFQALFFEVAGLTMAVPLTTLGGIHRLEKVSPLIGKPAWFKGVMLHRAQKMNVVDTALWVMPEKYDQKLAETLHYQYLITLGDSLWGLASDKLVNTVTLTKDEVKWREAKGKRPWLAGMVKERMCALIDVYQLISMLNNGLGSNEKMP, from the coding sequence ATGACAAAAAGTACGCCTTTTGCCCGTGAAGATGTTATGCAAGCTTATCTGGACAGCCTTTTACAGGCGCCGGAAGATCCGGCTGAAGTAACGGCAAAAACGGCAAAGCTTCTTGAACAGGCGGCGCTGGAGATACTTGATGCTCCCTCCGCAGCCAGTGATCCTGAAGACAGTGATATCTATTTGGAAGGTGCGCTTGATGAACCTCCTGCGACGGAAGCTGAAGGCATACCTGAAGAAAACGCTTCTAACGTTGTCCTGCAGCCAATAAAGGATCAGCTCGACAATCGCTTTCAGGCGTTATTCTTTGAAGTGGCAGGACTGACTATGGCGGTGCCGCTTACCACATTGGGCGGCATTCATCGGCTCGAAAAAGTGTCACCACTGATCGGGAAGCCGGCGTGGTTTAAAGGTGTTATGTTACATCGCGCGCAAAAAATGAATGTTGTCGACACGGCTTTATGGGTTATGCCAGAAAAATACGACCAAAAACTCGCAGAAACGCTACACTATCAGTATCTTATTACGTTAGGTGATAGTTTGTGGGGTTTGGCCAGCGATAAATTGGTTAACACTGTTACCTTGACTAAAGACGAAGTTAAATGGCGCGAAGCCAAAGGCAAACGTCCGTGGTTAGCGGGAATGGTAAAAGAAAGAATGTGTGCGTTAATTGATGTATATCAGTTAATTTCAATGCTCAACAATGGCTTGGGCAGTAATGAGAAGATGCCTTAG
- a CDS encoding chemotaxis protein CheW produces MNDERTTSNTPDSKDQVLQWVTYRLGDETYGINVMQVQEVLRHTEIAPVPGAPDYVLGIINLRGNVVTVIDTRARFGLPPSDTTDNTRIVIIESDDQVVGILVDSVAEVVYLRSSEIDSAPNVGTEESAKFIQGVSNRDGELLILVDLNKLLSDEEWDEITNI; encoded by the coding sequence ATGAATGACGAACGAACAACCAGCAATACCCCCGACAGCAAGGATCAAGTCCTGCAATGGGTGACGTATCGCCTTGGTGATGAAACATACGGCATCAACGTGATGCAAGTGCAGGAAGTGCTACGGCACACAGAGATAGCACCGGTGCCGGGAGCGCCAGACTATGTTCTGGGTATTATTAATCTTCGTGGTAACGTGGTGACAGTTATCGATACTCGCGCCCGGTTCGGTTTACCGCCGTCTGATACCACCGACAATACGCGTATCGTCATCATTGAGTCTGATGATCAGGTGGTGGGCATCTTAGTAGATAGCGTTGCTGAAGTGGTTTATTTGCGGTCGTCGGAAATTGACAGCGCGCCCAATGTCGGCACGGAGGAAAGCGCTAAGTTTATTCAAGGCGTAAGCAATCGTGATGGCGAGCTACTTATCCTGGTAGATTTAAATAAACTGCTTAGCGACGAAGAGTGGGATGAAATTACCAATATTTAG
- a CDS encoding DUF2802 domain-containing protein, with protein sequence MDVTTLTYIAIGLAGVALLLCIILAISLRGVSNSLLTVKEEQQIQRNAIGDEIAHLSHQINEEQARSLVQGKHLQQLQEQLVQLENQLREVKQQDPSMRLYSRATELVKQGASIAEIMQACDLPRAEAELLISMHRKNDRNV encoded by the coding sequence ATGGATGTAACGACGTTGACCTATATTGCTATCGGGCTTGCTGGCGTGGCATTGCTGCTGTGTATTATTTTAGCGATTAGCTTGCGAGGCGTGAGCAACTCATTGCTCACGGTGAAAGAAGAGCAACAAATACAGCGCAATGCTATTGGTGATGAAATTGCGCACCTTTCTCATCAGATAAATGAAGAACAAGCCCGAAGTCTGGTGCAGGGAAAGCACCTGCAACAGCTTCAGGAGCAGCTAGTTCAATTGGAAAACCAGTTGAGAGAAGTGAAGCAACAAGACCCGTCAATGCGCCTTTATTCCCGCGCAACGGAGCTGGTAAAGCAAGGCGCGTCGATTGCGGAAATTATGCAGGCTTGTGATTTACCTCGTGCTGAAGCAGAACTTCTTATCAGTATGCATCGAAAAAACGACAGAAACGTTTAG
- the metA gene encoding homoserine O-acetyltransferase MetA: protein MPIRIPEQLPAQDVLLGENIFTMDSNRAATQDIRPMEMGILNLMPNKIETEVQLLRLLSNTPLQVNVDLIRIDKLAPKHTPQSHMDAFYHDFSSVAEKKYDGLIITGAPLGHIDYEDVKYWDTMTTILEWAQRHVNSTMYLCWAAHAAMYHFYGVQRHLREQKISGVFEHKVLDPHNEILRGFDPQFYAPHSRFGHINSAVYNQVSGLQVVAESEQAGAYVVVSDDKRMVFITGHPEYDAETLNEEYHRDLEAGVEPAIPVNYYPDNNPNEAPLVRWRSHGNLLFNNWLNYYVYQTTPYDLSLLAEKAQPKR, encoded by the coding sequence ATGCCAATCCGAATTCCAGAACAACTCCCTGCCCAGGATGTATTGCTGGGAGAAAATATTTTCACAATGGATAGCAATCGTGCAGCCACGCAGGATATTCGGCCCATGGAAATGGGTATCCTGAATTTGATGCCTAATAAAATTGAGACTGAAGTTCAGTTGCTCAGGCTGCTCTCCAACACCCCCTTGCAAGTCAATGTGGATTTAATCCGTATTGATAAACTGGCACCCAAGCATACACCACAGTCGCACATGGATGCCTTCTACCATGACTTTTCCAGTGTTGCTGAGAAGAAATATGACGGTCTCATTATTACCGGCGCTCCATTGGGGCATATTGATTACGAAGACGTAAAATACTGGGATACCATGACCACCATACTTGAATGGGCACAGCGTCATGTGAATTCCACAATGTACCTTTGTTGGGCAGCCCATGCCGCGATGTACCACTTTTACGGCGTGCAGCGCCATTTGCGGGAGCAAAAAATCTCCGGGGTTTTCGAGCATAAGGTGCTGGATCCCCACAATGAAATTTTGCGCGGGTTCGATCCGCAGTTTTATGCGCCGCACTCCAGATTCGGACATATAAACAGTGCGGTTTATAACCAGGTATCGGGACTGCAGGTTGTAGCAGAGTCTGAACAAGCCGGCGCTTACGTGGTAGTATCTGATGACAAACGCATGGTGTTTATCACGGGTCACCCAGAATATGATGCAGAAACGTTGAACGAGGAATACCACCGGGATTTGGAAGCGGGTGTGGAACCTGCCATTCCAGTCAATTATTATCCCGATAATAATCCCAACGAAGCGCCGCTGGTAAGGTGGCGGTCCCACGGCAATTTATTATTTAACAATTGGCTAAATTATTACGTTTACCAAACTACGCCTTATGATTTGAGTTTGTTAGCGGAAAAGGCACAGCCTAAGAGGTAG
- a CDS encoding homocysteine S-methyltransferase family protein has protein sequence MSSEPDEQLRAAAAKRILILDGAMGTMIQQHKLEEADYRGEQFANWHCDVKGNNDLLSITQPKIIYDIHCAYFDAGADIIETNTFNATTIAMADYDMQAHSRAINLAAAKLARQAADEFTRLTPDKPRFVAGVLGPTNRTASISPDVNDPGKRNVTFDQLVEAYVESCEALIEGGSDIILIETIFDTLNAKAASFAVETVFEKLNKSLPVMISGTITDASGRTLSGQTAEAFYYSLRHIKPFSFGLNCALGPDLLRQYVDELSSVSECLLSAHPNAGLPNEFGEYDMDAEEMAVHIEEWAKAGLVNIVGGCCGSTPEHIRAIADVVEGVAPRPVPVYEPRMRLSGLEPFVH, from the coding sequence GTGAGCTCAGAACCTGATGAGCAGCTAAGAGCGGCTGCTGCTAAACGTATTTTGATTCTGGATGGCGCAATGGGTACGATGATCCAGCAGCATAAGCTGGAGGAAGCAGACTACCGTGGCGAACAGTTTGCTAACTGGCATTGCGATGTGAAAGGCAACAATGATCTGCTTTCAATTACTCAGCCCAAGATTATCTATGATATCCACTGCGCTTATTTCGACGCCGGCGCTGACATTATCGAAACCAACACCTTTAATGCCACGACAATCGCGATGGCAGATTACGATATGCAGGCGCATTCGCGCGCGATAAATCTGGCGGCGGCAAAACTTGCTCGTCAGGCCGCCGATGAGTTTACCAGGCTTACGCCAGACAAACCTCGGTTTGTGGCTGGTGTATTGGGGCCAACAAACCGTACGGCTTCTATTTCTCCTGATGTAAACGATCCCGGTAAAAGAAACGTTACTTTTGATCAATTGGTAGAAGCGTATGTAGAATCCTGCGAAGCGCTGATTGAAGGTGGATCAGACATTATTTTAATCGAGACCATTTTTGATACTCTCAATGCGAAAGCCGCCTCCTTTGCAGTGGAAACTGTGTTTGAAAAACTGAATAAATCGCTGCCAGTCATGATCTCAGGCACAATTACCGATGCTTCCGGCAGAACCCTCTCCGGACAAACGGCCGAAGCTTTTTATTATTCTCTTCGCCATATCAAACCTTTTTCTTTTGGCTTAAATTGTGCTTTAGGACCAGATTTACTGCGTCAGTACGTGGATGAATTGTCCAGCGTTTCTGAATGTCTGCTGTCTGCGCATCCGAATGCAGGGCTGCCTAATGAGTTTGGCGAATACGATATGGACGCCGAAGAAATGGCCGTTCACATTGAAGAATGGGCGAAGGCGGGGTTGGTGAATATTGTTGGCGGCTGTTGCGGCAGTACCCCTGAACATATTCGTGCGATTGCCGATGTGGTTGAAGGTGTAGCGCCACGTCCTGTACCAGTTTATGAACCCCGGATGCGTTTGTCTGGCCTTGAACCCTTTGTGCATTAA
- the metH gene encoding methionine synthase, with translation MTAEFSSFINIGERTNVTGSAAFKRLVLNGDYEAALDVARQQVENGAQIIDINMDEAMLDSVEAMRTFLNLIASEPDISRVPIMIDSSKWEVIEAGLKCVQGKAIVNSISLKEGEEAFLHHAKLLKRYGAATVVMAFDESGQADTQARKIEICQRSYKLLTETIGFPPEDIIFDPNIFAVATGIEEHNNYAVDFIEATRVIRQTCPYSHISGGLSNISFSFRGNNPVREAMHSVFLYHAIRAGMDMAIVNAGQLEVYDEIPQELRDAVEDVILNRREDGTERLLELAPKYQGDGKAAAVEDLSWREQPVNKRLEHALVKGITDYIIDDTEEARLAAERPLHVIEGPLMDGMNVVGDLFGEGKMFLPQVVKSARVMKKAVAHLQPYIEEEKTDDTRSNGKILMATVKGDVHDIGKNIVGVVLQCNNFEVVDLGVMVPCATILQTAKDEGVDMIGLSGLITPSLDEMVHVAKEMERQGFDLPLLIGGATTSKAHTAVKIEQNYHAPVAYVPNASRAVGVCQKLLKADSRAIYAEELSREYDKVRDQHARKQPRSRPVSLQNARENGFKPDFTQKPVKPRKLGVTPVSVELDVLRKYIDWTPFFLTWSVAGKYPRILDDEIVGEQARELFKDANDMLDEVIKHKSLRAKGVIGLFPANRVGDDIEIYQDDSRQALAGVAHHLRQQTLKEQFSNYCLADFVAEKVSGISDYVGAFAVTAGIGEEELANHYIKAGDDYNGIMVKAVADRLAEAFAEYLHEQVRKQYWGYAPDEDLDNDALIREKYQGIRPAPGYAACPEHTEKQLIWDLLDAEKHTGMRLTESYAMWPGAAVSGWYFSHPQSKYFAVAKIQRDQLEDYAQRKGWTMETAEKWLAPNLNE, from the coding sequence GTGACCGCAGAGTTCTCCAGTTTTATCAATATCGGTGAAAGAACCAATGTCACCGGCTCCGCTGCGTTTAAACGTTTAGTATTAAATGGCGATTATGAAGCTGCCCTGGATGTTGCCCGTCAACAGGTAGAAAATGGCGCGCAAATTATCGATATTAACATGGACGAAGCCATGCTGGATTCGGTAGAGGCCATGCGCACATTTTTGAATCTTATTGCGTCTGAACCCGATATTTCCCGTGTGCCGATAATGATTGACTCTTCCAAGTGGGAAGTTATCGAAGCAGGTCTGAAATGCGTGCAGGGAAAAGCCATAGTTAACTCTATCAGCTTAAAAGAAGGGGAAGAGGCATTTCTGCATCACGCCAAATTGTTAAAGCGATACGGTGCCGCAACTGTAGTAATGGCCTTTGACGAAAGCGGGCAAGCAGACACGCAGGCACGTAAAATTGAAATCTGCCAGCGAAGCTACAAATTACTCACTGAAACCATCGGTTTTCCTCCTGAAGATATCATTTTCGATCCCAATATTTTTGCCGTCGCCACCGGGATTGAAGAGCATAATAATTACGCGGTAGACTTTATTGAAGCTACCCGCGTAATTCGGCAAACCTGTCCGTATTCCCATATTTCCGGCGGTCTCTCTAATATTTCTTTTTCTTTCCGCGGCAACAATCCGGTGCGCGAAGCCATGCACTCGGTCTTTCTTTACCACGCCATCCGCGCCGGAATGGATATGGCTATTGTTAATGCCGGACAACTGGAAGTTTACGATGAGATCCCTCAGGAGCTTCGCGACGCAGTAGAAGATGTCATTCTTAACCGTCGGGAAGATGGCACTGAACGCTTGTTAGAGCTCGCGCCCAAGTATCAGGGTGATGGTAAAGCGGCAGCTGTTGAAGATTTATCATGGCGTGAGCAACCGGTCAACAAACGCCTTGAACACGCTTTGGTAAAAGGAATTACCGACTATATTATTGATGATACCGAAGAAGCCCGGCTGGCTGCCGAACGTCCGCTTCACGTTATAGAAGGGCCGCTGATGGACGGCATGAATGTGGTCGGAGATTTGTTTGGCGAAGGTAAAATGTTTTTACCGCAAGTCGTCAAATCTGCTCGAGTTATGAAAAAAGCGGTAGCGCACCTGCAGCCGTATATTGAAGAGGAAAAGACTGACGACACTCGCAGTAACGGCAAAATTTTAATGGCGACAGTAAAAGGTGACGTCCACGATATCGGGAAAAATATTGTTGGCGTGGTGCTGCAGTGTAACAACTTTGAAGTGGTCGACTTAGGTGTAATGGTGCCTTGCGCCACTATCTTGCAGACCGCCAAAGATGAAGGTGTGGACATGATTGGTTTGTCTGGCCTTATCACGCCTTCTTTAGATGAAATGGTGCACGTAGCAAAAGAAATGGAACGACAGGGATTTGACCTGCCGTTGCTCATTGGCGGCGCTACCACATCCAAAGCACATACCGCGGTTAAAATTGAGCAAAATTATCATGCACCCGTTGCGTATGTGCCTAACGCCAGTCGTGCAGTCGGCGTGTGTCAGAAGCTGCTAAAAGCAGACTCCCGTGCCATTTATGCCGAAGAACTGTCTCGGGAGTATGACAAAGTGCGTGATCAGCACGCGCGAAAGCAACCTCGCAGCCGACCGGTAAGTTTGCAAAATGCCAGAGAAAACGGCTTTAAACCTGATTTTACCCAGAAGCCGGTGAAGCCCAGGAAATTGGGCGTCACTCCTGTTTCTGTAGAATTGGACGTTTTGCGTAAATATATCGACTGGACACCCTTTTTCCTGACCTGGTCTGTAGCTGGCAAATATCCTCGAATTCTGGACGATGAAATTGTGGGAGAGCAGGCAAGAGAGCTGTTTAAGGATGCCAATGATATGCTTGATGAAGTCATCAAACATAAGTCGCTACGGGCGAAAGGCGTTATCGGGTTATTCCCTGCAAACCGGGTGGGCGATGATATTGAAATTTATCAGGATGATAGTCGCCAGGCGCTGGCGGGAGTTGCACATCATTTGCGCCAACAAACGCTTAAAGAGCAGTTTTCTAACTATTGTCTGGCAGATTTTGTGGCGGAAAAAGTCAGCGGAATTAGCGATTATGTCGGAGCGTTTGCTGTTACCGCTGGAATCGGTGAAGAAGAGCTGGCAAATCACTATATTAAAGCCGGTGATGACTACAATGGCATCATGGTTAAAGCGGTTGCTGATCGTCTGGCGGAAGCTTTTGCGGAATATCTTCACGAACAAGTCCGCAAGCAATATTGGGGATATGCACCGGATGAAGATCTGGATAACGATGCTCTCATTCGCGAGAAATATCAGGGCATACGACCCGCACCTGGCTACGCGGCTTGTCCGGAACACACAGAGAAGCAGCTTATTTGGGATTTGCTGGATGCAGAAAAACACACCGGCATGCGTTTAACAGAAAGCTACGCAATGTGGCCGGGCGCCGCGGTGTCAGGCTGGTATTTTTCGCATCCGCAGTCAAAATATTTTGCTGTCGCAAAAATTCAGCGCGATCAGCTTGAAGATTATGCTCAGCGCAAGGGTTGGACGATGGAAACTGCAGAAAAATGGTTGGCGCCGAATCTTAATGAATAA
- a CDS encoding DUF938 domain-containing protein codes for MNKPFSQACENNKGPILELLKAAFADSTRVLEIGSGTGQHAVYFAPRLPHLVWQTSDQVQYHEGICQWINEEPAANLRMPVTLKIGEQPLSAFEFDAVYSANTAHIMQPEEAKSMMQQISACLPAGGVFCQYGPFLHNGKFSSQSNEEFHHHLLSQGFGGYRDISELERWAPALQLKTMAPMPANNLLLIWQKAP; via the coding sequence ATGAATAAACCTTTCAGTCAGGCTTGTGAAAACAATAAGGGGCCGATTCTGGAATTGCTTAAAGCGGCATTCGCAGACAGTACCAGGGTACTGGAAATTGGCAGCGGCACTGGCCAGCACGCAGTGTATTTTGCGCCGCGATTACCGCATCTGGTGTGGCAAACCAGCGATCAAGTGCAGTATCACGAGGGAATATGTCAGTGGATTAATGAAGAACCTGCCGCCAACCTGCGCATGCCTGTGACGCTCAAAATTGGCGAGCAGCCTCTTTCAGCATTTGAGTTTGACGCGGTATACAGTGCTAATACCGCCCACATAATGCAACCGGAAGAAGCAAAATCTATGATGCAACAGATTTCAGCCTGCTTACCTGCAGGAGGGGTTTTCTGTCAGTATGGCCCGTTTTTGCACAATGGAAAGTTCAGCTCCCAAAGTAACGAAGAATTTCATCATCATTTACTCAGCCAGGGTTTCGGCGGTTATCGCGACATCAGCGAATTAGAACGCTGGGCTCCGGCTTTACAACTCAAGACAATGGCACCTATGCCAGCTAATAATCTTTTGCTGATTTGGCAGAAAGCTCCGTAG
- a CDS encoding LysR family transcriptional regulator, giving the protein MIERQHLRIVAMIAKKGTLTDAAAALHLTQSALSHGMKKLELEFGVALWHKDGRRLRLSNAGESLLNLAERILPQFENTEEHLAQIAAGKKGVLRIGMECHPCYQWLLKVVKPFLTQFPTVDVDVRQAFKFGGLQALHGYEIDLLLTPDPLFIPTITYVPVFQYEQVLVVANDHPLATKPWVRPQDLANDTLITYPVEPSRLDIFAQFMTPAGGSVKRHKTIETTEILLQMVSAGRGISALPRWLVEEHSQSLPITPVRLGEDGLSKALHIGYRSKDASADYFTAFLEMAKEIGASTQSA; this is encoded by the coding sequence ATGATTGAACGACAACATCTGCGTATAGTGGCTATGATTGCCAAAAAAGGAACGTTAACTGATGCTGCCGCAGCACTTCATCTAACTCAGTCAGCCTTGAGTCATGGGATGAAGAAACTGGAACTGGAATTTGGCGTGGCACTGTGGCACAAAGACGGCCGACGACTGCGCCTGAGCAACGCCGGCGAGTCGCTTCTCAATCTGGCGGAAAGGATTTTGCCACAGTTTGAAAATACCGAAGAACACCTCGCACAAATTGCCGCAGGTAAAAAGGGGGTCTTACGCATTGGCATGGAATGTCACCCCTGTTATCAATGGCTGTTAAAGGTTGTAAAGCCCTTTTTAACCCAGTTTCCCACAGTGGATGTGGATGTTCGCCAAGCGTTTAAATTTGGGGGCTTACAGGCGCTTCACGGCTACGAAATCGATTTACTGCTCACTCCTGATCCGTTGTTTATTCCTACTATCACCTATGTACCGGTGTTTCAGTATGAGCAAGTACTGGTGGTAGCCAATGATCATCCTCTGGCGACCAAACCTTGGGTACGTCCGCAGGATTTAGCTAACGACACGTTGATAACCTATCCTGTTGAGCCGTCGAGGCTGGATATTTTCGCGCAATTTATGACCCCGGCAGGCGGCTCGGTAAAACGACATAAAACCATCGAAACGACTGAAATCCTGCTGCAAATGGTAAGTGCAGGACGAGGCATCAGCGCCCTGCCGCGTTGGCTGGTGGAAGAACACAGCCAGTCGCTGCCAATTACGCCTGTCAGACTTGGCGAAGACGGGCTGTCAAAGGCTCTTCATATTGGCTATCGCAGCAAAGACGCTTCTGCTGACTACTTCACTGCCTTTTTAGAAATGGCAAAGGAAATTGGCGCGAGCACTCAGTCAGCGTAG
- a CDS encoding hydrogen peroxide-inducible genes activator gives MQLNYKMPSLNQIRYFVSVARHLNFRRAAQALGISQPTLTSQINALEATLGVVLFERSRSGTLLSSQGRALLHSAEAVLHASQELGEVARSLSDGENTTYRLGIPPTLGPYLLPHILPDIHLARPGLKFYVREAAPRQLQQGLLAGEYDLILSPMSNQNSQIQVQPLFLEPLKFVLPSDHALAGYDYIQPTAIRGEKVLTLEDRHHFHYQVQEICLQLGANVDRDYEGTSLDTLRQMVVMGMGMAFLPGLYVHSELHKPEALHVCELADMPIVRQHVLAWRNTSPARAFFRDLASLMRSVIEQRLSDAVSVSDLTDV, from the coding sequence ATGCAGCTGAATTATAAAATGCCTTCGCTTAATCAAATTCGCTACTTTGTCTCGGTAGCACGGCATCTGAACTTTCGCCGGGCCGCGCAAGCATTAGGAATCAGTCAGCCAACGCTTACCAGCCAGATCAATGCGTTAGAAGCGACGTTAGGTGTGGTGTTATTTGAACGCTCCCGTTCCGGCACGTTGTTATCTTCACAAGGGCGTGCGTTGCTTCATTCTGCCGAAGCGGTTCTCCACGCTAGTCAAGAGCTTGGTGAAGTCGCGCGTTCATTGTCCGATGGTGAAAATACCACCTATCGCCTGGGTATTCCGCCCACGTTGGGGCCTTACCTTCTTCCTCATATTTTGCCCGATATTCACCTGGCGCGGCCAGGGCTAAAGTTTTACGTCAGGGAAGCTGCGCCCCGCCAGTTGCAACAAGGCCTGTTGGCGGGCGAATACGATCTCATTCTCTCTCCTATGTCGAACCAGAATTCACAAATTCAGGTGCAGCCGTTATTTTTAGAACCGCTGAAATTTGTGTTACCGTCAGATCACGCCCTTGCAGGATACGATTATATTCAGCCCACAGCTATTCGAGGTGAAAAAGTTCTGACATTGGAAGATCGTCACCATTTTCATTATCAGGTTCAGGAAATTTGCCTGCAACTGGGCGCGAATGTCGACCGGGATTATGAAGGCACCAGCTTAGATACATTACGTCAGATGGTAGTAATGGGTATGGGTATGGCTTTTCTACCGGGACTGTATGTACATTCAGAACTGCATAAACCAGAAGCATTACATGTTTGCGAATTGGCCGATATGCCAATTGTAAGACAACACGTACTGGCATGGCGAAATACCTCGCCAGCACGTGCCTTTTTCCGTGATCTTGCCAGCCTGATGCGCAGCGTAATTGAACAACGGCTTTCTGATGCAGTATCCGTGTCGGATCTCACCGACGTTTAG